A region of Haliotis asinina isolate JCU_RB_2024 chromosome 9, JCU_Hal_asi_v2, whole genome shotgun sequence DNA encodes the following proteins:
- the LOC137297081 gene encoding actin nucleation-promoting factor WASL-like gives MGKAQNNVGCILLSDTENQILFECLGRGCTTIASGVVELYLAERLADSRWTRHACGVACLVKDNNMRSFFIRLYDIQAQRLLWEQELYMQFRYKTPRDYFHTFEAEFSQAGLNFASEDEARKFEETLVSKLKQRRRRTERRRQERQLQKRVADTSNRPPRSVFTPVTLSQKQTTPNVKAAQTKPTKTGKRLSKGDISLPTDFRRVQHVGLDSDGSYKTHITEPEMKCLLETIGITDRDPDTIDFIYDFVGRNGGMSTIREAMNNMAKSATPAAPTTRPPSPRPPTRLSSQSDQELQSPQRVAHSDQRPPPSPKQGPPAPPRPTPSRQRDPPPPLVRQEPLMPPVRQPLVPALSPSSYPHVNRAVPDPTRHPQSPLSPQPVTCQSPSVYTWPPPPQTAQTPSHFKSVAPSLAKDHLQQTESFASGRPQKPPPSPPPPKQITFALSPSKRNPPPPPPSVISQTPPPPPPAPPLAPQPSPLTPPLPPPPPPLDPPLTPPPPPPAPPLAQSPPPPPVPGHDATSNQLRASFLTDIQTGVTLNKVEVGTSDFKRRQSQGDGQIPHPAGDSCDIIDVLRREFEKRKCIIQGTDDEDFDAEGYDQDWDEDEM, from the exons ATGGGGAAGGCTCAAAACAACGTGGGATGCATTTTGCTCAGCGACACCGAGAACCAGATATTATTTGAATGTCTTGGACGAGGATGTACG ACTATAGCGTCTGGGGTGGTGGAACTGTACCTGGCGGAGCGGCTGGCTGACTCTAGGTGGACAAGACACGCCTGTGGGGTGGCCTGTTTGGTGAAAGACAACAACATGAGGTCGTTCTTTATACGGCTGTATGACATACAG GCACAGCGGTTGTTATGGGAACAAGAATTATACATGCAGTTCCGTTACAAGACTCCACGAGACTATTTTCACACTTTCGAGGCTGAA TTTTCTCAGGCTGGGCTTAATTTTGCCAGTGAAGATGAAGCGAGGAAGTTTGAGGAGACGCTGGTGTCCAAATTGAAGCAAAGACGTCGACGAACTGAACGAC GTCGGCAGGAGCGCCAGCTGCAAAAGAGAGTGGCGGATACTTCCAACAGACCGCCGAGGTCTG TGTTCACGCCTGTGACCTTGAGTCAGAAGCAGACGACGCCAAACGTCAAGGCCGCCCAGACAAAACCAACAAAGACAGGCAAAAGGCTGAGCAAGGGTGACATAAGTTTACCAACAGACTTCAG GCGCGTCCAGCATGTTGGACTTGACTCAGACGGCAGCTATAAA ACCCACATCACCGAACCAGAGATGAAGTGTCTACTCGAGACGATCGGAATCACAGACAGGGACCCCGACACCATTGACTTCATCTACGACTTTGTTGGACGGAATGGCGGCATGAGTACCATTCGCGAGGCAATGAACAACATGGCCAAATCTGCCACCCCTGCTG CCCCTACAACACGACCACCATCGCCACGACCACCCACAAGATTATCAAGCCAATCAGACCAAGAACTTCAGTCTCCCCAGCGTGTAGCGCATTCTGACCAAAGGCCACCACCTTCACCAAAGCAGGGTCCGCCCGCCCCTCCTCGACCGACTCCATCTCGACAGCGTgaccctcctcctcctcttgtACGACAGGAACCATTAATGCCGCCTGTTCGCCAACCCTTGGTGCCCGCTCTTTCTCCGTCTTCGTACCCGCATGTGAACCGTGCTGTGCCCGACCCTACCCGCCACCCACAATCGCCCCTCAGCCCCCAACCAGTTACATGCCAATCTCCTTCCGTATACACTTGGCCACCTCCTCCCCAAACAGCACAAACACCGTCCCATTTTAAATCAGTGGCCCCATCACTTGCCAAAGACCATCTGCAACAAACCGAATCCTTTGCCTCAGGACGCCCTCAAAAGCCACCACCGTCGCCACCCCCTCCAAAACAAATAACCTTTGCTCTAAGTCCATCCAAAAGAAACCCTCCGCCACCACCCCCTTCTGTAATTTCTCAAACGCCACCTCCGCCTCCTCCCGCCCCGCCGCTGGCCCCACAACCGTCTCCTCTCACTCCACCCTTGCCCCCACCACCTCCTCCGCTGGACCCACCCCTAACTCCACCACCGCCTCCTCCCGCCCCACCCCTAGCTCAATCACCACCTCCACCGCCAGTTCCCGGACATGACGCGACATCCAATCAGTTACGTGCAAGCTTCTTGACTGATATACAGACTGGCGTCACTTTGAATAAGGTCGAAGTTGGAACGTCGGATTTCAAGAGG AGGCAGTCTCAGGGAGACGGGCAGATCCCACACCCTGCCGGGGACAGCTGTGATATTATAGACGTGCTCCGCCGtgaatttgaaaaaagaaagtGTATCATTCAGGGGACAG ATGACGAAGACTTTGACGCTGAAGGCTATGATCAGGACTGGGATGAGGATGAAATGTGA